Proteins encoded in a region of the Campylobacter sp. MIT 99-7217 genome:
- a CDS encoding D-2-hydroxyacid dehydrogenase, whose protein sequence is MDLKKQDLKIVCLDAATLGNVDLSIFESAGSFVSYDFSTKAEAIERLQGADVVIINKIVIDKELIDKTKLKLILITATGTNNIDLEYAAKNNIVVKNVAGYSTTSVAQHTFALLFAFLNQILYYDKFTKDGLWCKSPVFSDFSKTLYTLEGKKYGIIGLGAIGREVAKIASVFKAKIFYSSLSGVKRKEDYEELSLEELLKECDIISIHSPLNEKTRNLITKKELSLLKKGAILINVGRGGIINEEDLALMLDERDFRVGLDVLEFEPMKEGHPLLNIKKKHNLLITPHIAFAAKESLDRLIAMTFSNLKDFIDGRA, encoded by the coding sequence ATGGATTTAAAAAAGCAGGATTTAAAGATAGTATGCTTAGATGCAGCTACGCTTGGAAATGTGGATCTTAGCATCTTTGAGAGTGCGGGCTCTTTTGTAAGCTATGATTTTAGCACAAAGGCTGAGGCCATTGAAAGGTTGCAAGGTGCTGATGTAGTTATCATCAATAAGATAGTCATAGACAAGGAGCTAATTGACAAGACAAAATTAAAGCTTATCCTAATCACAGCCACAGGCACAAATAATATAGATTTAGAATACGCAGCTAAAAATAATATAGTGGTTAAAAATGTGGCTGGTTATTCAACCACAAGCGTAGCCCAGCATACCTTTGCCCTTCTTTTTGCCTTTTTAAATCAAATTTTATATTATGATAAATTCACTAAAGATGGGCTTTGGTGCAAAAGCCCTGTTTTTTCTGATTTTTCAAAGACCCTTTATACGCTTGAGGGTAAGAAATATGGCATTATAGGACTTGGGGCTATTGGAAGAGAGGTTGCTAAGATAGCCTCTGTTTTTAAAGCTAAGATCTTTTATAGCTCTCTTAGTGGGGTAAAAAGAAAAGAAGACTATGAAGAACTTAGTCTAGAAGAGCTTTTAAAAGAATGTGATATCATAAGCATACACTCGCCCTTAAATGAAAAAACAAGGAATTTAATCACCAAAAAAGAACTTAGCCTTTTAAAAAAAGGAGCGATCTTGATAAATGTTGGAAGAGGGGGCATTATCAATGAGGAGGATCTAGCCTTAATGCTTGATGAAAGAGATTTTAGAGTGGGTCTTGATGTGCTTGAGTTTGAGCCTATGAAAGAAGGACATCCTCTTTTAAACATAAAGAAAAAGCATAATTTGCTAATAACCCCTCACATAGCCTTTGCAGCCAAAGAAAGCCTTGATAGGCTCATAGCAATGACCTTTTCAAATTTAAAGGATTTTATTGATGGCAGAGCATAG
- a CDS encoding glutathionylspermidine synthase family protein, which translates to MNFLKIEPLKKEYLEQMGFSWHTDKDGSSYISDELICLSQKEANKFYEAANELYDMFVKAAQHVIDQNRFDELGIPFNLIEAIKMSWENEVHWHLYGRFDLAGGLDDKPIKLIEFNADTPTALFETAILQWMLLKQNALDESLQFNSLYESLRDNFKRLITLQESIKDFERLYQGWKIAFSCVAGNAEEELTTKLLEHIAKEAGFKTCFSYIDELEFSSEGIFKEGINYEYLFKLIPWEAIAIEEGDLAMLLTQIMQNQKAIILNPAYSLLFQSKGIMKILYELYKDHPLLLKTSDKPLEGLKCVRKPVFGREGANIAIIEKNGQTSFENLGEYANNKMIYQEFVDFNKEGENFYQAGVFFAYEACALGFRKGGLVLDNMSKFTGHIIRE; encoded by the coding sequence ATGAATTTTTTAAAAATAGAACCCTTAAAAAAAGAATATCTAGAGCAAATGGGCTTTTCTTGGCACACAGACAAGGACGGAAGCTCTTATATAAGTGATGAGCTAATTTGTCTTAGCCAAAAAGAGGCAAATAAGTTTTATGAGGCTGCAAATGAGCTTTATGATATGTTTGTAAAAGCTGCCCAACATGTCATAGATCAAAACCGCTTTGATGAGCTTGGCATACCCTTCAATCTCATCGAGGCTATTAAGATGAGCTGGGAAAATGAGGTGCATTGGCATTTATATGGTCGTTTTGATCTAGCTGGGGGTCTTGATGATAAGCCTATAAAGCTCATTGAATTTAACGCTGATACGCCAACAGCCTTGTTTGAAACAGCCATTTTACAATGGATGCTTTTAAAGCAAAATGCTCTTGATGAGAGCCTTCAATTTAATAGCCTTTATGAGAGCCTAAGGGATAATTTTAAAAGGCTCATCACTTTGCAAGAAAGCATAAAGGACTTTGAAAGGCTTTATCAGGGCTGGAAGATAGCCTTTAGCTGTGTGGCAGGAAATGCTGAAGAAGAGCTAACCACCAAGCTTTTAGAACATATTGCTAAAGAGGCTGGCTTTAAAACCTGCTTTTCTTATATAGATGAGCTTGAATTTAGTAGTGAGGGCATTTTTAAAGAGGGCATAAATTATGAATATCTTTTCAAACTCATTCCTTGGGAGGCTATAGCCATAGAAGAGGGCGATTTAGCTATGCTTTTAACCCAAATTATGCAAAATCAAAAGGCAATTATCCTAAATCCAGCCTACAGCTTACTTTTTCAAAGCAAGGGTATAATGAAAATTTTATATGAGCTTTATAAGGATCATCCCTTGCTTTTAAAAACTAGCGACAAGCCCTTAGAAGGACTTAAATGCGTTAGAAAGCCTGTATTTGGCAGAGAAGGAGCTAATATAGCCATCATAGAAAAAAACGGACAAACTAGCTTTGAAAATTTAGGCGAGTATGCAAATAATAAGATGATTTATCAAGAATTTGTAGACTTTAACAAAGAGGGGGAAAACTTTTATCAAGCTGGGGTCTTTTTTGCTTATGAAGCCTGTGCTTTAGGCTTTAGAAAAGGAGGGCTTGTGCTTGATAATATGTCTAAATTTACAGGGCATATCATAAGGGAGTGA